The Methanocaldococcus sp. FS406-22 genome includes the window GTTTTTATAAAAACACATTATGTTTCAACCCTGCTGGTAAGGAATTTGGATAACTTCGATGAATATTGGAAAGGAAGATTTGAAAGTTTATTACCTATAATAAGGGAGTTAGAAAGACATTGGGCTTTGCCCCGATATCCTGAACCAATGGGGGAGGATGTGTGGAATCCACTGGAGAAATATACAAAAGAGGATGCTGAAGAATGCTTAAAAAATGCAGAGGAAGTTTTAAAAGTTGTTAAAGAATTTTTAAAAGAAAAATATAATTTAGAGTAAGAGTTTAAAGAAAGTTATGAAATTGAAGACATAACAATAAACAAAAAAGTTAGAAGTTTTCACTTAA containing:
- a CDS encoding HEPN domain-containing protein gives rise to the protein MKSVLILFGVFIKTHYVSTLLVRNLDNFDEYWKGRFESLLPIIRELERHWALPRYPEPMGEDVWNPLEKYTKEDAEECLKNAEEVLKVVKEFLKEKYNLE